Proteins encoded within one genomic window of Bacillus thuringiensis:
- a CDS encoding endonuclease/exonuclease/phosphatase family protein — MKLLTLNCHSWQEENQMEKIKYLAKVIQEEEYDVIALQEVSQSIGAENVCGNKKEDNFGLLLLEELKALHVKDYNITWDFSHIGYDVYEEGLAIITKHSIIKENTFFISENKDTTYWKTRKIVSATIAYNDKSITFYSCHLGWWNDEEESFKGQIDRLMERVDSNELAFLMGDFNNNARLEGEGYEYTMQKGLYDTYELAIEKDEGTTVQGEIAGWDENKHNLRIDLILCNQSEKVRSSKVIFNGTNRKVISDHFGVEVQVDI; from the coding sequence ATGAAATTGCTAACTTTAAACTGTCACTCTTGGCAAGAAGAAAATCAAATGGAAAAGATAAAATATCTTGCTAAAGTCATTCAAGAAGAAGAGTACGATGTCATCGCATTGCAAGAAGTCAGTCAGTCGATAGGGGCTGAAAATGTATGCGGTAACAAGAAAGAAGATAATTTTGGACTTTTACTATTAGAAGAGTTAAAAGCGTTACATGTAAAAGATTACAATATTACTTGGGATTTCTCTCATATTGGTTATGATGTGTATGAAGAAGGATTAGCGATTATAACGAAGCATAGTATTATAAAAGAAAATACGTTCTTTATATCAGAAAATAAGGATACAACGTATTGGAAAACACGCAAAATTGTAAGTGCAACAATTGCGTATAATGATAAAAGCATCACGTTTTACTCTTGCCACCTCGGTTGGTGGAATGATGAAGAAGAATCATTCAAAGGTCAAATCGATCGTTTGATGGAGCGTGTAGATAGCAATGAGCTTGCCTTCTTAATGGGTGATTTTAATAACAATGCCCGTTTGGAAGGCGAGGGTTATGAGTATACGATGCAAAAAGGTTTGTATGACACATATGAACTAGCGATAGAGAAGGATGAGGGAACAACTGTCCAAGGTGAGATTGCTGGTTGGGATGAAAATAAACATAATTTGCGAATCGATTTAATACTGTGTAACCAAAGTGAAAAGGTCCGTTCTTCAAAAGTCATTTTTAATGGTACAAACCGAAAGGTAATTTCAGATCATTTCGGTGTAGAAGTACAAGTAGATATATAG
- a CDS encoding YhgE/Pip domain-containing protein: MKQIWRIYKTDLRNVAKHWAAIVIVLGLMILPSLYAWFNIKASWDPYGNTKEVPIAVSNQDAGSNLRGKDINIGDEIVDSLKKNKNLGWKFVDEKQAIYGVERGDYYASITIPKDFSEKIATVLDENPQKPELDYYVNEKVNAIAPKITAKGASGITEEISKNFVKTANGEIFKIFNDLGIDLETNLPSIEKVKDLVFKLEAQFPEMNTLMDKALDDATRAEDVVKVAQKELPVVESVINDGQEALGNLDKFFARNDETLNRAPGTIKNNLIVTKQGLDAAAKITDYLKNPSFDFNLTLPDPAKFPVLPNITLPQIPQIPEIPALPQVNGDGYKNIAKNIDQTVNNVFSSIRVGTTYAQGVINGLQNGNFDPEKAKQDLNNVSETLQGRADSVSYVIDVFTKFKESASTDFGKEFFQKRIERLTNLKSAIENANGGVKDIANIIGTGQEVKKDVRDATNKKLDAINNLVNQAEVDYNATFVTDFEKAVSTAEQLKDKAEGVKEDAQQLRGNLNQDIKKANELVNQTNEALDNGREKYDKAVSDYSRLKTELGKAREDLSNAGVNGLDSTKVALNDLNGQFKAAWNLFNDMIPVLESTNKVLADVNSDKNTNNMISKVNKIKDGLQKGIDLTDKGIDSINKGQKPAADVIESINEVSKNVSGQIGDILAKYDSEIVPNFNEAIARTKEMSKNTSQILKEADKKLPDVKKLLEDSSKGLVDGKKKLADIKTEMPETEKKIKELADKIRDFESEEDLKDIIRLLKNDVEKQSDYFANPVNLKENKLFAMPNYGSAMSPFYTVLALWVGALLMVSLLTVEVHEEGANYKSHEIYFGRLLTFLTIGLSQAFIVSMGDIFLLGTYVVDKFWFVLFSLFIGGVFVCIVYSLVSIFGNVGKSMAIILLVLQVAGSGGTFPIQMTPAFFQALYPFLPFTYAISAIRETVGGMLWDIVTRDLLVLSAFVVVMIVAALLLKTPINKSSEKFVENAKGSKIIH, translated from the coding sequence ATGAAACAAATTTGGCGTATTTATAAGACAGATTTACGGAATGTAGCCAAACATTGGGCTGCAATTGTTATTGTTTTAGGGTTAATGATTTTACCATCGTTATATGCATGGTTTAACATTAAAGCTTCTTGGGATCCATATGGAAATACAAAAGAGGTTCCCATTGCAGTTTCTAACCAAGATGCAGGCTCTAATTTAAGAGGGAAAGATATCAATATCGGGGACGAGATTGTAGATTCTCTGAAGAAAAACAAAAATCTTGGTTGGAAGTTTGTAGACGAAAAGCAGGCAATTTACGGAGTTGAACGCGGGGATTACTATGCAAGCATTACAATCCCAAAAGACTTCTCTGAAAAAATTGCAACTGTTCTGGATGAAAATCCACAGAAACCAGAACTTGATTACTATGTAAATGAAAAGGTAAATGCGATTGCACCGAAAATTACAGCAAAAGGTGCATCAGGTATTACGGAAGAAATTAGTAAAAACTTCGTTAAAACAGCGAACGGTGAGATTTTTAAAATCTTCAATGACCTTGGAATCGATTTAGAAACAAACTTACCAAGTATCGAGAAAGTAAAAGATCTTGTCTTTAAGTTAGAAGCGCAGTTCCCAGAAATGAATACATTGATGGATAAGGCGTTAGATGATGCGACTCGAGCAGAAGATGTTGTGAAGGTAGCACAAAAAGAGTTACCGGTTGTAGAAAGTGTTATTAATGATGGGCAAGAAGCGTTAGGGAATTTAGATAAATTCTTTGCGAGAAATGATGAAACATTGAATCGTGCTCCGGGAACTATTAAGAATAATTTAATTGTAACGAAGCAGGGCTTGGATGCTGCAGCGAAAATTACAGATTACTTAAAAAATCCTTCATTTGATTTTAATCTGACACTTCCAGATCCAGCTAAATTCCCAGTGTTACCTAATATAACTCTTCCACAAATACCGCAAATACCAGAAATTCCAGCGTTACCGCAAGTGAATGGTGATGGGTATAAGAATATTGCTAAAAATATTGATCAAACTGTAAATAATGTTTTCAGCTCAATACGTGTTGGAACAACTTACGCACAAGGTGTTATAAACGGGTTACAAAATGGTAATTTTGATCCGGAAAAAGCGAAACAAGATCTTAATAATGTTTCTGAGACGTTGCAAGGACGTGCGGATAGTGTTTCATATGTAATTGATGTCTTTACTAAATTTAAAGAGTCGGCATCAACTGATTTTGGAAAAGAATTCTTCCAAAAGAGAATAGAAAGATTAACAAACCTTAAATCAGCTATCGAAAATGCAAATGGTGGCGTTAAAGATATTGCCAATATTATCGGTACAGGGCAAGAAGTGAAAAAAGATGTAAGAGATGCTACTAATAAAAAATTAGATGCAATAAATAACTTGGTAAATCAAGCAGAAGTAGATTATAATGCAACATTCGTAACTGATTTTGAAAAAGCAGTAAGTACAGCCGAGCAATTGAAAGATAAGGCTGAAGGTGTAAAAGAAGATGCGCAACAACTTAGAGGTAATTTAAATCAAGATATAAAAAAAGCGAATGAGTTAGTAAATCAAACCAATGAGGCATTAGACAATGGTAGAGAAAAGTACGATAAGGCTGTAAGTGATTACAGCAGATTAAAAACAGAACTTGGAAAAGCAAGAGAAGACTTAAGCAACGCAGGTGTTAATGGATTAGACTCTACAAAAGTAGCCTTAAATGATTTAAATGGACAGTTCAAAGCAGCATGGAATTTATTTAACGACATGATTCCAGTTCTGGAAAGTACAAATAAAGTTTTAGCAGATGTAAATAGTGATAAGAACACGAATAACATGATTTCTAAAGTGAATAAAATAAAAGATGGTCTTCAAAAAGGAATCGATTTAACTGATAAAGGAATTGACTCTATTAATAAAGGTCAAAAACCAGCGGCAGATGTTATTGAGAGCATTAATGAAGTATCTAAAAATGTTTCGGGTCAAATAGGTGACATCTTAGCTAAGTACGATTCAGAAATCGTTCCAAACTTTAATGAAGCAATTGCTCGTACAAAAGAGATGTCTAAAAACACATCTCAAATTTTAAAAGAAGCAGACAAAAAGCTTCCAGATGTTAAAAAATTACTAGAAGATTCATCAAAAGGCTTAGTAGACGGTAAAAAGAAACTAGCAGACATTAAAACTGAAATGCCGGAGACTGAGAAAAAGATTAAAGAATTAGCAGATAAAATTCGTGATTTTGAATCTGAAGAGGATTTAAAAGACATCATACGCTTATTGAAAAATGATGTTGAAAAGCAAAGTGACTACTTTGCGAATCCAGTAAATTTAAAAGAGAATAAATTATTTGCAATGCCGAACTACGGTTCAGCGATGTCACCATTCTATACAGTGCTTGCATTATGGGTAGGCGCATTATTAATGGTGTCATTATTAACGGTAGAAGTGCACGAAGAAGGTGCGAATTATAAGAGCCATGAAATTTACTTCGGACGTTTATTAACATTCTTAACGATAGGTCTTTCACAAGCGTTTATCGTATCAATGGGAGATATATTCTTACTCGGTACGTACGTAGTCGATAAGTTCTGGTTTGTGTTATTTAGTTTATTTATTGGTGGAGTCTTCGTTTGTATCGTATACTCACTCGTTTCTATTTTCGGAAACGTTGGGAAATCGATGGCGATTATTTTACTTGTACTACAAGTAGCAGGATCGGGTGGAACATTCCCAATTCAAATGACGCCAGCGTTCTTCCAAGCACTTTATCCGTTCTTACCATTCACATACGCAATTAGTGCAATTCGTGAAACAGTGGGTGGAATGCTTTGGGATATCGTAACGCGAGATTTACTTGTACTAAGTGCTTTCGTAGTAGTTATGATTGTTGCTGCATTATTACTGAAAACACCAATTAATAAATCAAGTGAAAAATTTGTTGAGAATGCAAAAGGAAGTAAAATCATTCACTAA
- the topB gene encoding DNA topoisomerase III: protein MSKSVVIAEKPSVARDIARVLKCEKKGNGYLEGSKYIVTWALGHLVTLADPENYDVKYKKWNLEDLPMLPERLKLTVIKQTGKQFNAVKSQLLRKDVNEIIVATDAGREGELVARWIIDKVRVNKPIKRLWISSVTDKAIKDGFANLKPGKAYDNLYASAVARSEADWYIGLNATRALTTRFNAQLNCGRCQTPTVAMIANREDEIKNFKAQTYYGIEAQTTNQLKLTWQDANGNSRSFNKEKIDDIVKNLDKQNATVVEIDKKQKKSFSPGLYDLTELQRDANKKFGYSAKETLNIMQKLYEQHKVLTYPRTDSRYISSDIVGTLPERLKACGVGEYRPLAHKVLQKPIKPNKSFVDDSKVSDHHAIIPTEGYVNFSAFTDKERKIYDLVVKRFLAVLFPTFEYEQLTLRTKVGNETFIARGKTILHAGWKEVYENRFEDDDVTDDVKEQLLPRIEKGDTLTVKLIMQTSGQTKAPARFNEATLLSAMENPTKYIDTHNKQLADTLKSTGGLGTVATRADIIDKLFNSFLIEKRGKDIHITSKGRQLLDLVPEELKSPTLTGEWEQKLEAIAKGKLKKEVFISEMKNYTKEIVSEIKSSDKKYKHDNISTKSCPDCGKPMLEVNGKKGKMLVCQDRECGHRKNVSRTTNARCPQCKKKLELRGEGAGQIFACKCGYREKLSTFQERRKKESGSKADKRDVQKYMKQQNKEEEPLNNPFAEALKKLKFD, encoded by the coding sequence ATGTCAAAAAGCGTTGTAATCGCTGAAAAACCTTCCGTTGCACGTGATATTGCGCGTGTACTGAAGTGCGAAAAAAAAGGAAACGGCTATCTTGAAGGTAGTAAATATATTGTAACTTGGGCTTTAGGACATCTCGTTACACTAGCTGATCCAGAAAACTATGATGTGAAATATAAAAAGTGGAATTTAGAAGATTTACCGATGCTACCTGAACGTTTGAAATTAACGGTTATTAAACAAACAGGGAAACAATTTAATGCTGTAAAAAGTCAGCTTCTTAGAAAAGATGTAAATGAAATCATTGTAGCAACAGACGCTGGACGTGAAGGAGAATTGGTCGCTCGTTGGATTATTGATAAGGTTCGAGTTAACAAACCAATCAAACGTCTATGGATTTCATCTGTTACTGATAAAGCAATTAAAGATGGTTTCGCAAATTTAAAACCAGGTAAAGCATATGACAATTTATATGCTTCAGCAGTTGCGCGTTCAGAAGCTGACTGGTATATCGGTCTTAACGCGACTCGAGCTTTAACGACTCGCTTTAATGCCCAGCTGAATTGCGGCCGTTGCCAAACACCTACTGTCGCTATGATCGCTAATCGTGAAGATGAAATAAAGAACTTCAAAGCTCAAACTTACTACGGCATTGAAGCTCAAACAACAAATCAATTAAAACTAACTTGGCAAGATGCAAACGGTAATAGCCGTAGTTTTAATAAAGAAAAAATTGATGATATTGTAAAAAATCTAGATAAACAAAATGCCACTGTTGTGGAAATTGATAAAAAGCAGAAGAAATCATTCTCTCCTGGTCTTTATGATTTAACTGAATTACAGCGTGATGCAAATAAAAAGTTTGGTTATTCTGCTAAAGAAACATTAAACATTATGCAGAAGTTATATGAACAACATAAAGTGCTAACGTATCCTCGTACAGATTCACGTTACATTTCATCTGATATCGTTGGAACACTTCCAGAACGTCTAAAAGCGTGTGGCGTCGGAGAATACCGTCCTTTAGCACATAAAGTATTACAAAAGCCTATCAAGCCTAATAAATCATTTGTTGATGATAGTAAAGTAAGTGATCATCATGCAATTATTCCAACAGAAGGATATGTTAACTTCTCAGCCTTCACAGATAAAGAGCGTAAAATTTATGATCTAGTTGTAAAACGTTTCTTAGCTGTTTTATTCCCAACATTCGAATACGAGCAACTAACGTTACGCACAAAAGTCGGCAATGAAACGTTCATTGCACGCGGAAAAACAATTTTACATGCCGGTTGGAAAGAAGTATATGAAAATCGCTTTGAAGATGATGATGTAACTGATGACGTAAAAGAGCAACTTTTACCTCGCATTGAAAAAGGCGATACATTAACTGTAAAGTTAATTATGCAAACATCAGGTCAAACGAAAGCACCTGCACGTTTTAACGAAGCAACTTTACTTTCAGCAATGGAAAATCCTACAAAATATATAGATACGCACAATAAACAACTTGCTGATACGTTAAAATCAACTGGTGGATTAGGTACTGTAGCAACACGAGCTGATATTATCGATAAGCTATTCAATTCATTCTTAATTGAAAAACGTGGTAAAGATATTCACATTACTTCAAAAGGCCGTCAATTACTTGATTTAGTGCCAGAAGAGTTAAAATCACCTACACTAACTGGTGAGTGGGAACAAAAACTTGAGGCAATTGCAAAGGGTAAACTGAAAAAAGAAGTATTCATTTCAGAAATGAAGAACTATACGAAAGAAATTGTTTCTGAAATTAAATCGAGTGATAAAAAATATAAACATGACAACATTTCAACGAAGTCTTGTCCAGACTGCGGTAAACCAATGCTAGAGGTAAACGGCAAAAAAGGAAAAATGCTCGTTTGCCAAGACCGTGAATGTGGTCATCGTAAAAATGTATCCCGTACAACAAACGCCCGTTGTCCTCAGTGTAAGAAAAAATTAGAATTACGTGGCGAAGGTGCAGGACAAATCTTTGCATGTAAATGTGGCTATCGCGAGAAATTATCCACCTTCCAAGAAAGACGTAAGAAAGAATCTGGAAGCAAAGCTGATAAACGCGATGTTCAAAAATATATGAAACAACAAAACAAAGAAGAAGAACCATTAAACAACCCATTCGCAGAGGCATTAAAGAAATTAAAATTTGATTAA
- the thiM gene encoding hydroxyethylthiazole kinase translates to MRRMNMKEISKVVDLVRESNPLVHNITNVVVTNFTANGLLALGASPVMAYAKEEVAEMASIAGALVLNMGTLRPEEVEAMLLAGKSANVNNVPVLFDPVGAGATSYRTEVARHIPAETELAIIRGNAAEIANVINERWEIKGVDAGAGNGNVVSIAKQAADELNTVAVITGKEDVVTDGERTIVIRNGHSILTKVTGTGCLLTSVIGAFVAVEKDYVKAAVAALTFYGVAAELAAAKTVEKGPGSFQIEFLNQLANTTSGDIEKYGKIEVI, encoded by the coding sequence ATGAGAAGGATGAATATGAAAGAAATTAGCAAAGTAGTGGATTTGGTGAGAGAATCTAATCCGCTCGTTCATAATATTACAAATGTTGTTGTAACAAATTTTACAGCTAACGGTTTATTAGCATTAGGGGCATCACCTGTAATGGCGTATGCAAAAGAAGAAGTGGCAGAAATGGCTAGCATTGCTGGAGCATTAGTATTAAATATGGGGACACTTCGTCCTGAAGAAGTAGAAGCGATGTTACTTGCCGGTAAATCAGCGAATGTGAACAATGTACCAGTACTGTTTGATCCAGTCGGTGCAGGAGCAACATCGTATCGAACAGAAGTTGCGAGACATATTCCGGCTGAGACTGAGTTAGCGATTATTCGCGGAAATGCAGCTGAAATAGCGAACGTTATTAATGAGAGATGGGAAATTAAAGGGGTAGACGCTGGTGCTGGAAATGGTAATGTCGTAAGTATTGCAAAGCAGGCAGCAGACGAATTGAATACAGTTGCGGTGATTACTGGAAAAGAAGATGTTGTTACAGATGGAGAGCGAACTATTGTTATTCGAAATGGTCACTCTATTTTAACGAAAGTTACGGGGACTGGTTGTTTACTAACTTCTGTAATAGGGGCATTTGTAGCGGTAGAAAAGGATTATGTAAAGGCAGCAGTAGCTGCATTAACGTTTTATGGTGTAGCTGCAGAACTGGCAGCTGCTAAGACAGTGGAAAAAGGACCTGGTAGTTTCCAAATTGAATTTTTAAATCAGTTAGCGAATACGACTTCGGGTGATATAGAGAAGTATGGGAAGATTGAGGTTATATAG
- the thiE gene encoding thiamine phosphate synthase: MSRISKAEMSRLLSVYFIMGSNNCTKDPLQVLRDALEGGITIFQFREKGEGALTGEKRICFAKELQATCKEYGVPFIVNDDVELALELDADGVHVGQDDEGITSVREKMGDKIIGVSTHTIEEARWAIENGADYLGVGPIFPTSTKKDTKAVQGTKGLAHFREQGIIIPIVGIGGISIENTASVIEAGADGISVISAISLAESAYESTKKLAEEVSKSL, encoded by the coding sequence ATGTCGCGTATTTCAAAGGCAGAAATGTCCAGGTTGTTATCAGTATATTTTATTATGGGAAGTAACAATTGTACGAAGGATCCACTGCAAGTATTGAGAGATGCACTTGAAGGCGGTATAACAATCTTTCAATTTCGTGAAAAGGGGGAAGGCGCTTTAACGGGAGAGAAACGTATTTGTTTCGCAAAAGAACTACAAGCAACTTGTAAGGAGTACGGTGTACCATTCATCGTAAATGATGATGTGGAACTAGCTCTCGAGTTAGATGCAGATGGCGTGCATGTTGGACAAGATGATGAAGGAATTACTTCTGTTCGTGAAAAAATGGGGGATAAAATTATCGGTGTATCTACACATACAATTGAAGAAGCACGCTGGGCAATTGAAAATGGAGCGGATTATTTAGGTGTTGGCCCTATTTTCCCAACGAGTACGAAAAAAGATACGAAAGCGGTGCAAGGAACGAAAGGTTTAGCTCATTTTAGAGAACAAGGAATTATAATACCGATCGTTGGGATTGGTGGCATTTCAATTGAAAATACCGCTTCGGTTATAGAGGCAGGTGCAGACGGTATTTCAGTTATTTCAGCTATTAGTTTAGCGGAATCTGCGTATGAAAGTACGAAGAAGCTAGCAGAGGAAGTGAGTAAGAGTTTATAG
- a CDS encoding anaerobic C4-dicarboxylate transporter family protein, producing MFWLQFLTLLLCIFIGARLGGVGLGVMGGVGMAILVFVFHLQPTAPPIDVMLMILAVITAAGALQAAGGMDYLVHLAEKALRKNPKRITFFAPIVTYLFTLCAGTGHVAYSVLPVIAEVSRESGIRPERPMSIAVIASQQAITASPISAATVALLAMLADYKITLLDILKVSIPSTFIACMVAAFVASKMGKELNEDPEYLKRLKEGMIPKIEEKKEFAGVKGAKLSVVLFLVGTFLVVLLGSFEALRPGWMIDGKLVRLSMPNTIEMVMLTIAALIIIFCKPNVESIVSGNVFKAGATAVVAIFGIAWMGDTFFNGNLNMIQGSIQHLVTSAPWLFAIALFILSILLYSQAATVRALMPLGLSLGIPPALLIAMFPAVNGYFFIPNYGTIVAAINFDRTGTTGIGKYVLNHSFMIPGLIATFTSIGIGMLLISIMF from the coding sequence ATGTTTTGGCTACAATTTCTTACGTTACTACTCTGTATTTTTATTGGCGCACGCCTAGGTGGAGTTGGTCTAGGAGTAATGGGTGGCGTTGGTATGGCAATACTTGTTTTCGTCTTCCACTTACAACCTACAGCTCCTCCTATTGATGTAATGCTCATGATTTTAGCAGTAATTACAGCTGCAGGTGCCCTGCAAGCTGCTGGAGGAATGGACTACCTTGTTCATCTGGCCGAGAAAGCATTACGAAAAAATCCAAAACGCATTACATTCTTTGCTCCAATTGTTACTTATTTATTTACACTCTGCGCAGGGACTGGTCACGTTGCTTATTCTGTACTTCCTGTTATCGCAGAAGTCTCTCGCGAATCTGGGATTAGACCGGAACGTCCAATGTCAATTGCCGTAATCGCTTCCCAACAAGCAATTACAGCTAGCCCTATATCAGCTGCAACAGTTGCCCTTTTAGCAATGTTAGCTGACTATAAAATCACTTTATTAGATATTTTAAAAGTAAGTATTCCTTCTACCTTCATCGCTTGTATGGTAGCTGCATTTGTTGCTAGCAAAATGGGGAAAGAATTAAATGAAGACCCTGAATACTTAAAACGATTAAAAGAAGGAATGATTCCTAAAATTGAAGAGAAAAAAGAATTTGCTGGTGTAAAAGGCGCTAAATTATCCGTTGTCCTTTTCTTAGTAGGAACTTTCCTTGTCGTACTTCTCGGTTCATTTGAAGCACTTCGTCCAGGATGGATGATCGATGGGAAGTTAGTTCGTCTTTCCATGCCAAACACAATTGAAATGGTTATGTTAACCATCGCAGCTCTTATTATTATTTTCTGTAAACCAAATGTAGAAAGCATCGTATCTGGTAACGTCTTTAAAGCGGGGGCAACAGCAGTTGTTGCTATTTTCGGAATCGCTTGGATGGGAGATACTTTCTTTAACGGAAACTTAAATATGATTCAAGGATCAATTCAGCACCTAGTAACAAGTGCACCATGGCTATTTGCCATCGCATTATTCATTCTATCTATTTTACTATATAGCCAAGCAGCCACAGTACGTGCTTTAATGCCTCTTGGATTATCACTCGGTATTCCACCAGCACTACTAATCGCTATGTTCCCTGCAGTAAATGGATACTTCTTCATTCCAAACTATGGAACAATCGTTGCTGCCATTAACTTTGATCGTACTGGTACAACTGGCATTGGAAAATATGTTTTAAATCATAGCTTTATGATTCCAGGCCTAATCGCAACATTCACTTCTATCGGAATTGGAATGCTCTTAATTTCAATTATGTTTTAA
- a CDS encoding methyl-accepting chemotaxis protein has protein sequence MKKYWHKLSFLQKNVLLTVLVILTLVGTMGALSFNMFQNSMMSIFERHSFETGDTVLHKLDEEIVRDVTKDPVAQREKREKLTEKLDEATEELNSVGQTYIVGAKKNEKGELLIVDLSTGLANVVDVRPGEYYKQPDLWMKAYDKVMSTKKANMTVVYEDLLGSWVTILEPIKDEDGNIVAIVAADVDASIVPITKEKFIIQGLMFICISVLIATVIQFLIVRNALAPLRDLREGLRKVGEGDLSIKLEERPDDIGIINSYFNNTIEKFKGIIDKVKQTSEQVSSSSKELSVSTKENSMAVQEIVSSMVELRAGAQSQETSVPQYLGIVYEMEDRMEEITNAAKQMAKESEGIEHHSGKGNGVTKQAINQMNIIQNAVQDLSSIIYSLEARSKEISDIVTVITSISNQTNSLALHATIEASRAGETGEGFAIVADEVRKLAEQTEASAKDIAKLIGETQAGTEEAVVSMQKTSKEVESGIKLVESSGAFFEKISKSAQTVTNQVEVVSSNSNNILQNSQNIVRVVNELSLIANKYANSSSNVQESMKEQEMSVQDIAELASSLSWLSQELQELIGEFKS, from the coding sequence ATGAAAAAATATTGGCACAAGCTATCATTTCTTCAAAAGAATGTATTGTTAACTGTGTTAGTTATTTTGACGCTTGTTGGTACTATGGGAGCGTTAAGTTTTAACATGTTTCAAAATAGCATGATGTCTATATTTGAAAGGCATTCTTTTGAAACAGGAGATACGGTATTACATAAATTAGACGAAGAAATAGTGAGAGATGTTACAAAAGACCCAGTGGCACAAAGAGAAAAGAGAGAGAAGTTAACAGAGAAATTAGATGAAGCAACGGAAGAATTGAATAGTGTTGGACAAACCTATATTGTTGGAGCAAAAAAAAATGAAAAAGGTGAGTTACTAATCGTCGATTTGTCTACAGGGTTAGCAAATGTTGTTGACGTAAGGCCGGGAGAATATTATAAACAACCAGATCTTTGGATGAAAGCATACGATAAGGTAATGAGCACGAAAAAAGCAAACATGACAGTAGTATATGAGGATCTATTAGGATCATGGGTAACGATATTAGAACCAATTAAAGATGAAGACGGAAATATTGTGGCAATTGTTGCAGCCGATGTAGATGCTTCTATTGTTCCTATTACAAAGGAAAAATTCATTATACAAGGTTTAATGTTTATTTGTATTTCTGTTTTAATTGCAACTGTTATTCAATTCTTAATCGTGCGTAACGCACTTGCTCCATTGCGGGATTTACGTGAAGGATTGCGCAAAGTCGGTGAAGGTGATTTAAGTATTAAATTAGAGGAAAGACCAGATGATATTGGTATTATTAATTCTTATTTTAATAATACTATCGAGAAGTTTAAAGGAATTATAGATAAAGTGAAGCAGACGTCAGAACAAGTTTCCTCATCTTCAAAAGAATTGTCAGTGAGTACGAAAGAGAATAGTATGGCAGTTCAAGAAATCGTAAGTTCTATGGTTGAGTTAAGAGCTGGCGCTCAGTCACAAGAAACTTCAGTACCACAGTATTTAGGTATTGTATATGAAATGGAAGATAGGATGGAAGAGATAACGAATGCTGCAAAACAAATGGCGAAAGAGTCTGAAGGTATAGAACATCATTCAGGAAAAGGAAATGGTGTTACTAAACAGGCGATTAATCAAATGAACATAATACAAAATGCAGTACAAGATTTATCTTCTATCATATATTCTTTGGAAGCGAGATCAAAAGAAATTAGTGATATTGTAACTGTAATTACAAGTATTTCAAATCAAACTAATTCGCTAGCTTTACATGCTACTATTGAAGCTTCACGTGCTGGGGAAACTGGAGAGGGATTTGCCATTGTTGCTGATGAAGTGCGTAAATTAGCAGAGCAGACGGAAGCATCAGCAAAAGATATAGCAAAATTAATAGGGGAAACACAAGCCGGAACGGAAGAAGCTGTTGTTTCAATGCAAAAAACTTCAAAAGAAGTAGAATCTGGAATTAAACTTGTTGAAAGTAGTGGTGCTTTCTTTGAAAAAATTTCGAAATCAGCACAAACTGTTACCAATCAAGTTGAAGTTGTTTCTAGCAATTCAAATAATATATTGCAAAATAGCCAAAATATTGTTCGTGTTGTAAATGAACTATCACTTATCGCAAATAAGTATGCGAATAGTAGTAGTAATGTTCAAGAAAGTATGAAAGAACAGGAAATGTCCGTACAAGATATTGCTGAATTAGCTAGTTCTTTAAGCTGGCTTTCACAGGAGTTACAAGAGTTAATTGGAGAATTTAAAAGTTAA
- a CDS encoding MTH1187 family thiamine-binding protein, protein MSQQVTMSFSVVPQAKTKDVYSVVDKAIEVVQQSGVRYEVGAMETTLEGELDVLLDVVKRAQQACVDAGAEEVITSIKIHYRPSTGVTIDEKVWKYRDEYAKPEAI, encoded by the coding sequence ATGTCACAACAAGTTACAATGTCATTTTCAGTAGTACCACAAGCAAAAACAAAAGATGTATATTCTGTTGTTGATAAAGCAATTGAAGTTGTACAACAATCGGGAGTTCGTTATGAAGTAGGAGCAATGGAAACAACGCTGGAAGGAGAATTAGATGTACTTCTTGATGTCGTTAAACGTGCGCAACAAGCTTGCGTGGATGCTGGAGCTGAAGAAGTGATTACTTCTATTAAAATCCATTACCGTCCAAGCACTGGTGTAACGATAGATGAAAAGGTTTGGAAGTACCGTGATGAATATGCAAAACCAGAAGCAATCTAA